GATGGTAGATGTAACGACCGCTCGAGTAATTTTATTTCATCACAACAATGTCTTTTCATCTTAAGTAGCATGATAAAGGTATTGGTGTTGCTACCAAATAAATTGTTATTTTGAGAAAAAGACAGACTGGATCCAAATATTTTCTCAAGATTATTGCCTGCATTGTTCTTTGAGAGAAAAGTGTTAAAGCATTCAAGCGAGCGAAGAAGATCCTTTATGTGCTCACAGCAAGAATTCGACAAAGCAGCTGCTGGCATATGAACACACAAGGTATTGAAACACTCTCCAGATTTCTTTAAAAGAGATGCAAATTTTTGCCTAACAAATGATAGAAAAGTCACCTCACTCTTACTTGGTGGATTCTCAGCATTTGTAATTCTTCGATCGCCTTTGCTATCctttatatcatttaaattctTGGCCTTCTCATCCTCAATTTTCTTTTCATCCAAATAATTTTTGTACAAAAATGCAGCACGTTCAAAGAAATTTAGTAATGATCTAAGGCAATCTTTCCAGCCAGTTTGTAATCCAAAGCACCCTTTTAGCCTATCTGCTCTGTATTTGAGAAACACATCTAGTAGATCATCACCAAATTTTAACCTTTTTTCATTGCCAAACAAAACCACATCTCCTAAACGGCATGATCTGGTCCCAGAGGATTCTTTCAGTAGCTTCAAGAAGCGCGATGCTACTTGTGTCACAGCATTATTGGTAGTCGCGCAAATAAGTGTTCTACATCTCAGTTGATCTAATAACCACACTAAACCACTGATTGTTTTGGTCTTTCCAGTACCAGGAGGCCCCCAAATAAGGCTTATGGATGGATGATCAATGCGACATTCATTAGACGGTAAGCAACTCAGTATGGCATTGGTCTGAGACTCATTCAATGACAACTTGCTTATACTCAATCCAATATCAATGTTTTGGATACCAGCaacatcaggcttggaggcaaaTGAAACGCTACCCATGTCATCctgcaataaaaacaattcaGGACAAATTAAATACtaacaaaaatttaaagaaatgtagatTTCAAGATAGAACTACTGTTTGCATACCTCTGGGTCAAAATCTAACACCTTGTGAAAAAGACCAATATTCCTACTCTGTGCAAGCTTAAAATTCAACGCATTCCAGATCCGAGAGTATGTTATGGTGGTCAACACACAAATCACAAAAAGGTTTTTTGTTCCTTCGCAATTAGTGATATCTATCGAAGCCTCGATGTCCTCTGAAGCTCTAACTATAGAACATTGAGGTTTCAGCAATTGAAATTCGTCCTTAACTACCTCAAGAAGGCAATATGAATCCCGGTCCGTCTTTGGAATATACCCATCTATTGGCCTACTCTTTGATAAGATAAGAATGTCACCTTTGCACGGCTTATAGTCACTTGCACTTCTGGTTTCATCAGCCGGCGGGTCAACAACCATGAAGTATATATGTTCTGCGCGATTTCTGCACTCGAGACGCTCTATTTTGACAAAAGGAGCACGAGACAGGGTTTGGAGGTTAGAGCTCATTTCTTCGCGTAGTTCTTCCAAGAGTGGATAGGTAAAGGAGCTCAAATAGTTCTTGACAGTATCGAAGGTCATGGGAATTCTCTCCACCTAAACATGAAGCCGAAGGGGCTTGAAAAACTTGATTGTCAACGACTGCGAGTAGAGATAAAGACTCTATTTTTACCTTGTCCCTGAAGAAATCTGGGTTGAGCACATCTTCCAGGGACCATGAGAAGATTTGGTCTGCTAGGCTGCCATGGCCTTCTGAGTCGGACATTGCTTGCCTCGCAGCTCTTCAGCTCTGGAGGTCGATCGAGTTTGGGTGCAAGCAGAAATGTCAGAGTTAGGAGATGGAGTTCCTTTTTACCATGAATTTGAATAAATGACGATTCCATTTCCACATGCAGGGAGGGAGGAGAAGCAGAGTCGCTTCGGACTTCGAACTCCACTGAGCAAACCTTGATCATTCCCACAGTTGAGTGACCGAAAGAATGGAAAGAACCTACGCTAAATTTTATTTACAatgaatataattaaatataGCCAGATGGCAATCCAGGCTCTGGTCGGACTGGGATAATGGGCAGTGCTTTGGGATAATGTCGGGCCGGTTCGTATTTAACATTAGTCGTTCTTGAGTCGACATGATATCAGATCGGACTGACCCAAAAATACTCCTCTCTCTTTTGtgaatagaagaagaagagatagatTCGAGGGTATTTTGATTAACTCAGTTTAATACTACCAAATTGGCCTAACAAAATTTAAAGTTGGAATGTCATAGATCTCATATTCTCTACTCCTAAGTTAGTAAAATTTGAATACCTAGAATAAAAAAAAACCTCTTAATTCAATGGTTGTTGTACCCTTATTGCCAGAGTTAGTATTCGAGTTGGCATAGGGAGAAGGAAGACACTgttaccaacaagacaagatacAACCAACTTTACCTAACCCCACCCGGATCCTCAATCTTCTCCCAATCGTGGTATAAAAAAAAGTAGAGGCAAATGTCAAAGTTGAAGTTAAAACCTAAGCTAGGATATATAAatattttgggaaaaaaaaaactccttcCCTCTTAGTTATTGAATGTTCggctataaattaattttataatttatctcttttcatGACTATGAACATCTTGAAAGCCTAATTCATATGAACCTGAAATATAATTGAATCAATTTAGTATCGAAACTCTAAATCATGTGAACCGACCAAACCTAAATTATTAGTCctaacttgtccaatttgattcaATTGCAACTTAtccaattaaatttgaatttgaatctgATTACAaacaaaatttaatcattttataatattttttaaacaaacataggTAAACCCGATCTCACAAAATTTATCATGAGGTCCCAAGTCACCATTTTCATTGGTCAACTTTAGTGACTAAATATTTCATTAAAAATAACACCGAATAACGATGAAATCCTtaactaaatttaatttaatatgtaATTTTTGATGGAAAGTGAATTCCGTCAATACTTTACCGGCTGAATTTTTGATGGAAAGTGAATTTCGGTCGGTAATTACCGATTGAATACTAATTTCTGTCGGTAAGTATCGACTAAAACTAACATTCAGTTGGTGATTTTCTAttgaattaaattcagtcggAAAAGCTTAATGCGGTTAGTGGCCTTATGGGTTTAGGTTTTCGGGGTTTGCCGACGGAATGAGAATTTTGTTGGCAATCACTGACTGAATGTTAATTTCCGTCAGTAAgtacaaattgaaaattaattcagtcggtaattaccgattGAAATTAACATTCAGTCAGTGATTTTCGACTGAATTTAATTCAATTGAAAAATCTTAATGCGATTACTGGTTTACGAGTTTAGAGTTTCAGGGTTTTCCGACGAAATTCATATTCCGTCAGAAAATATCGACTGAATTATATATTcaatcggtaattaccgacggattaTAAATTCCATCGGAAAACTCGATTAGAAGTTAGGGCACGGGAATCCCTCTCCTCTCCCTGCGATCCTCTCGACACGCGAACTCTCCCGGCGAACCTCTCTTCTCGGCGACCAACAATTCGACGATCAGCAACCCTCTCCTCTCCCGTCCTCGGCGATCGGCAACCCACCTCTTCCTCCCTCCCTTTGTATCAGAGTATGCTGCTCTCCTCCTCCCTCATGTCTTCCTTTGCCTGTAAAAGTTCACGCGCACACTCGTGGTCGGTCGGCCGCTCACAGGGGCCTTTCTTATGGCCGACCGTGAGCAAGCCCCTGCGGTCGGCCATGAGCAGACCCCTACGACCGACCGTGAGCAGGCCCCTGCGACCAGCCGTAGGCGCTTGCTCAAGTCCTTAATTATTTCATTGCATAATGTGATGTTGataaggattttttttctttcatttttcttaATATCATAAAGTAGAATAATTACCATGACAAGTAAAGTCTACCAAGTgacttgttggagcaatctgggtaccataagttttgatatttgggcaaaggtttaagttaggtttattgttgtatttgatatgcattatgagtgtgcaggatataggtacaacaaggaaagtccaagtgtgatcttggcaaaggaggaaagtcaaggatgagtcttggcgatgtaagtccaagcatgcagtcttggcaacgtaagtccaaatgTGACTTGACAAtaaatgaagtcccggaggcgcaacctcttggcaaaggaagacccgacaataatgacaagaccgatggaagctccgaaaggtaagacgtgaaggatggggaggtatccgagggacgcaagactgatggaggaggctagaaggctaggtctaggttggtcgggcgaggacgagtgtcgAGTGAATATACTCGGGGGTTAGATCCTAGGATTAGGGTTCTACTGCagatttactgtagcagtactgtagcgttactgtagtagtcgactaaTGTTTTCATCAATTGACTGGTGTGGTAGACCGAGCAatcgactgggagcgaatagaatgcttctattcattcggttagtgtggagcagttgactgatggaagtatcagtcgactggtatctagcCGTTAGGTTGTATCGATCGAATTTCCacatagggcagtcgactggtaggcagagTTTTCCAacttgtggcctatataaccaagcattggaagcttggttaaggttgacgaaatagacttggttaaagcctattagagtctcccaagccctcgtgtgattggtgtgcttgtattcaagtgtttgtggcgaggtttctccaccgacaaggagcttgagctagccagAGGTTTTCCGGAGAGTCacccaccgacggatcgggatcgtccaccttacagacaatcgtggagtaggagtaagtgatctccgaaccacgttacataaacatgttagaggtttgattgtcttggttattaCCTCTAGGTTTAACAttctatttgttagatttgtttctgtatttccgctgtgcactaacattttAGGAAGCGATTGATTTGGGtgagacactattcaccccctcccctcccccccctctagcggacgttaaGGTCCCAACATGACTCACTTAGGCTTGTTTTTGTGAACTCAGATGTTTTGGTTCTTGTGCAGAAACCACACTATATTTGTGGTGAATTAGCAATTTACATATGTAACTACCAAGTGACTCACTTAGGCTTGCTTGTGGTCGGCCTGCTCCCGGTCGACCATAGGGGCTTGCTCGCAGCCGGTCATAGGCGCTTGCTCAGCCATAGAGGTCCTTAATTGTTTCATTGCATATTTGTGACTAATATCTAGTtgtttaataatgtttcaaattatatttccattaggtaacaatgtatatgaacaaagcttggatgtataaTCGATTAGAAAATTGATTTATCAgaaatgattttattgctgaagttgaatagTTTGTGGGAAAACTctaagagacacgtttaagatggtacaaacatatacttagatgaccaataaatactccagttaggcgatgtaaaactatgacaaacactcatatcaaacgaggaagaggaagatcaaaaaaagacttggttagtaacaataaaataagataaaatttatttaagtatagatgatgatatagtaagaaATAGAGCTCAATGTCGTAAAAAGATTCATATagctgaccccacctagtgggataaggcttggttgttgttgtagttGAACAGTTTATGAattttgctaaaagtcatccagaatgaaTGAATGGTACCGAGTTACGGTGTCCGTACAgtcataaaaaatatcaaaatagagcTTTCTGTGATGAGGACACTGTAAAAATACATATATGTAGAAAtaattttgtgccaaattactacaattggtactatcacggagagccttatttatatgaaccaattagGCCTTCTGGTGGTTCGCCATCTAGGACAACTATTATCGCTCCTGAAGCATCAACTAATATTAATATTGCAATGCAATTAATGGTTCACGATGTGATGAATGTAGTtaattattccaatatagatgaaataccaacacctgaatattaacaattatatgaaatattaaaggctagtgaaagagaagtgtcgGAAGACATTCCTTttggtcattctcaactatcaactatcgtaaggttattgaatatgaaagcagaaaaTCATTTTTCTGAAAAATGTTACGATGATATCTGTCAATtaatgtcagagttgctccctgctGATAATATAATGACTGATAGAttctatgaaacaaagaaattgattagaggtttaggtttacctATAGAGaatattgattgttgtataaataactgTATGATATTTTGGAATAAAGATAGCGATCTGAATGAATGCAAAATTTGTACTCACCCTTGTTTTAAGCATCATACTTATATactagggaagaagaagaaaaatgttgcttggaaagttatgtattatttttcgttaactgctagacttcaacacTTGTATACATCTGCCATTACAGCTTGCCACATGATgtgacatcatgagcatgagcacgagcACAAAGGAGGTATAATATGTCATCTTTGTGATtcccctgcatggaaacatcttgataatgTATTTTCCTCCTTTATAAtagaaccacgtaatgtgagattgggactttctgcagatgaatttcaaccatttggtcaatcAGGACAGCAATATTCATCTTGACCAGTCATATTAACATCGTACAATTTATcgccatggatgtgtatgaaagatgaatttatgttccttaccgtacttattcctggtccaaccaatccTAAAGATAAGATAAATGTTTCCTTGTAACCTCTGATTGCCGAGCTGAATGAATTATAGAACGTagggtcggtgacttatgatattgcaagtaaaactaattttacattgcatgctgCCTTATTATGGATGATGAGTGATTTTCTAACATACTCAATGTTATCAAGATAGAGTACAACTgataaattagcatgcccacattacATGACAAAgtccgatgcattttcattaccttgtagtgggaaggtatcttgatTTGATAATCACTGTAAATTTTTACTAGTTGATCACCCTTTTAggtgaaataagaaaaattttctaaagaatgttgtagttaGAAAACCTCCCACAATAGTCTATGCTTCAGGTAAAGAAATCATTAAACAAATAGGTAGTTATAGATTTCTTccagtatctcagcctaattctgatgagataaataaatatcttgttaggatgtgcaagtatggttggaagaaaaggagcattTTCTGGGagctgccttattggaagtatctacttattcgacataatatagatgtgatgcatgttgagaaaaatttctttgataatatcttcaacactgtgatgaatgtgtctagaagaactaaggacactgcaaaatcatGTGAGAAATTAAATGAACTAGTCAACAGACTagagttgcatcagaatgaaacaaccaataaattttcaaaagtttattatatattggacaaagatggtaaatCAAGCATTATatagttggttgaaagaaatcaaattcccagATGAATATACTTTGTGTTGGTACAGtttgcactaacaatctaactcaagttttgatgaatgacaagtgagttaagctaggtattgttgtgatctaatcactttaccaagtgtgcagcaATTAAccaaataggtcgacggactgactggatatctggtaagaagtctagctaggtcgatgggccgaccggatagctggtgtgaagttcaactaggttgacgggctgaccggatagctggtgcaaagttcagctaggtcaacgggccgaccagatagctagtgcaaagtctagataggtcgacaggctgaccgaatatctggtaggaagtccagttgggtctgcggaccagAAAACTAGTAAGTTGGTAacttaaggtaagtcactagaggagagtgaccttgtAAGGGTGTGTCCCTGTTGAGGGATAGTAGGAGTCATCCCAAGTTAGGTTCATTTCGGATctctaatctgagaccttgactagttcctgatcctgggaggacaagaactaattcatactgctcattattattgtgttaacatTTGTCTTACaggttattattttgtttattggactaacattgttttatAGGACAAATGGGGAAATTTACCTTCGGATGAATAGTATccaaaggtgccttcaagcttgatggaagacgccttcgtaCTGTTAATAGAAGGCGCCTtacaaggctatggaaggcgccttccacaggatgAAATTTGGACTTAGTCGTAGATAAGTGTCGGGCTTTTCGGGATTAAGTTTCTCAGGTGGGAAGTGCCTTCAACGCCTATGGTGCCTTCCAAGCCCTATATAAGACAAGTTTGAGGAAGCTTCAATATAGAACACATTTACGAGCTACTACGCATCTGTTTGGGTTTCCGATTACTCCTGCTTTTTGCTGCTACTCTAGAAAGTCTGTCTGCCTTCGAGCTACGCTTTCGGGACGTCCGAATCATCTCCGACAGACCGACAACAACACACCAAGCTCTCCAATTTGTTGGTAATCTTTTTATTAGTGTAGCATTCTTAATTCTACTGctttaaaagggaagtgtaggttgTTGTATTGTCCCTattcttgtactcgattccctctttcagAGGTATCGAAAGAGGCTTTTAATGTATCACCCATCGATAGATCCAtgagacttgggtcttggagtaggagtcatcgaaggctccgaaccaagtaaaccgcttaTGTTCTCTCTGTGCTCTTTGTTTTTGTTCGTCTATTTCTTCTTCCGCTGCatatactttgattttaaaatcgaGAAActgagtttttgaaaatcacgtgattcccccccccccccccccctctcatgtacgtctcgatccaacacttcgAATATGCCCCGATGCGTTGATATAAAcaagttaaagatgtttggaatgaaaattCTTTACTACCACTTGTTCATGCGAAGACTTATTCTAATaacttttcatgatttacttcccaataatgtttggcaagcacttacaTAGTTGAGTCTGGTTTTCAGAGATTTAACAGCAAGGTGTATTATGACGGTcgatatgcttcggctagaaacagacattcctctAATACTTTATAAGCTGGAGAGTATTTTTCcacctagtttttttttattcaatgaaACATCTACCAGTTTATTTACCATATAAGGTATGAATAGTTGGTCCTGTGTAGTACAGATataaatttcggtagcatctcccatgtacgggtACAATATGAAACTTAACTACATAGCCCTCAGGGCCCCTCTCAATCCTCgaccaacacggtcggaacatatacaataatataaacaaacaatccacgcagttataataaatcagcctctggctgactaCATAACAAATCACAACATGCAGTTTATTATACAACTTACTCCACTACTCGAGGAAAAACACAACCCACAACGAAAAACCATCGTAGCGGAAAACAAGggtagtagaccaaaactcgatataAAATCCACGACTACAAGATCTACACATCACAAGTATGTAGAtcacaaaacaaggaaacaaagtctgaaagtagaaaataatatctacacgaggtgggggactagcgactgaaacCTCCTAgaagcttcaacctgaaatagaaataaaGCAACGGAGtcagttcaacaactcagcgggtatcaagctgacatacataataaaatatatctaacagtaataatcatggagtacagtctcctgatcaatAACAGGAAAGACAAaattgaataataaaaaaaactgtaCTCACCAAGGCCTCCTATCGACATAAGGGTCGACAGACTAAATACCTCATGtccctgtatgtatgtcaataaTATGCAATCACAAAAATACAGCATCCAATATGTAgaaatcacaagcaataaatgcaatcaatgcatatgatgcaaataacATGTTCatccctgacgctagtcagtcatctcacacacaatggtgagaccgagtgggtaggactatgacaactgtgcactctgccatcactactcctgagtgaccgagtggacaggatactgttggagtacacctatcgtcttaccccaaatcataagtggatgAGCGttgtgctctcatctccctgtgtcatagtcaagaggagggatccttgtcctgctaccacgctgcaatcacactacccatgagaggACCAGTAGAGCCCTGACAAAGCAAATTGCACACGccttgtctgatataccactaacgcatgagtggttgtgtgtacaGATCCATATAActagtgatgtgctcaacaataatggagtcgacaatagctcagcatgcaatcatgcaaaatggtgcatgacactaagtatgTAAATCCTGACAAATACTAgcctcctcataatgtgtaccaaaaaggAAATCAAGCCCAAatcaatgatctaggtacacatattAGATAGTAAACCTAGGTACATATGCCAAGTAGTAAaccctaggtacacatgccaagtaataaacaaggtacacatgccaagtataaACTAGTAGCTAGACATGTATCCGGTAATGCGTTGTATGTCACTACATAAGTAAATATGACACAAATCAAAAAGGACATACACATAAATACACAACAAATAACAAAATAGGTATACTACAGGTattaagtagtgacataccaagcatATATCAGCATAACTATTACGACTAGTTATAACTCACTAggcatatcagaatgacaatatcaaaaagataagtcaaggtacccacatCAAAAATAGAGATCGTATCAGATAGATCCCACATCGTAACtcaaagtcctgtaacaacatgcatataattaattCATTTAAATTAGGATTTACTATAAGCATAATCAATCACAACAAACTTAAATCAACCACCCAATATCAACATCTAGGTTGATTGCTAAATCTAATCCCATACTTAATGTAATAAATCCATAGTACAACTTACCCAATTCTAAAGCCTCAGTCGGTGATCCACAACCGGAGACAACTTGCTGCTAGAACAAAGTGGCTAGTCCTAGGAGAAGTTGCTACCGGAAAAACCATGAACGGAGCCACCTAAGCTTGTGTCGACAGCTTTCTTTCTATCGGAGACCTAATAGAAAGCGGATGTTGATATATAGGTGAAGAATGAACTGGCAATAAATGGCACAGCGAGGATTGTTGGAATTTTttagccgcaaaaatcactttttgcgttgcagaaacctcgaaatcccatgccaccggatccatgcgaacttataaaaacaaaaatttcatgtacatgttttctaaacctagatctactctagatctacatggtagagagattacccttgatgcgaagcccttcacttatcccgctcgtccaagtttgtcggatcttgggagtgttcaagtggacactcctctatacgtatccacacgaacgattaggtggagaaaaatcaaacaaaaggtgtgctagcacctttgaaggttcggccaaggtggaggagagggagaagaagatgagaggaggaagaagaaggaggttaccaaaccaaaatgaaactcacactcgAGTTAAATGGTCGACCACTTCAaaaagcttttaaacctccatgggatatcaagagtcaagactcttgatctccctcatgaggtggcacgcacatgtgctagccttgatgatgtggcacatcatcattagtccacttaatgccaactcacaaatgaggtggcaatggtcaagtcaaacttgacctttcatcttcctctcaagtcaagtcaaacttgaccacttctctctcatggctgatcaaatctaaccattggttcaagtcaattttaatttaatgaatctctattcattgaattaaattagctTAATGAgtataagtccaaattagactcatttaacacatgaaccaaattgagtcctgttgattgctactcggaaaacctagaggttccactatataaaaattttgtacaaaggtctgaaccttttcctagctaccatgtgttcttttaaattaaattttggatcgcctgcgaaacttaacacatttgatccaaaacttaatctatttgttcttttaggttttgacttggatctcctgcggaacttaacacgtttgacccaagtcaccttaagttattaattccattaaattttaatttccataattggttcccagtactgacgtggcgaggcacatgaccttcttggatatgggagcaaccaccaccgactagacaaaagctcttatggaaagctaatatttaatttcctaaaataactttaggttaaccgaaaagaacaatcaaatcacaaggaaaaataaaacaaaagaacac
This window of the Zingiber officinale cultivar Zhangliang chromosome 3B, Zo_v1.1, whole genome shotgun sequence genome carries:
- the LOC122055031 gene encoding uncharacterized protein LOC122055031, with product MSDSEGHGSLADQIFSWSLEDVLNPDFFRDKVERIPMTFDTVKNYLSSFTYPLLEELREEMSSNLQTLSRAPFVKIERLECRNRAEHIYFMVVDPPADETRSASDYKPCKGDILILSKSRPIDGYIPKTDRDSYCLLEVVKDEFQLLKPQCSIVRASEDIEASIDITNCEGTKNLFVICVLTTITYSRIWNALNFKLAQSRNIGLFHKVLDFDPEDDMGSVSFASKPDVAGIQNIDIGLSISKLSLNESQTNAILSCLPSNECRIDHPSISLIWGPPGTGKTKTISGLVWLLDQLRCRTLICATTNNAVTQVASRFLKLLKESSGTRSCRLGDVVLFGNEKRLKFGDDLLDVFLKYRADRLKGCFGLQTGWKDCLRSLLNFFERAAFLYKNYLDEKKIEDEKAKNLNDIKDSKGDRRITNAENPPSKSEVTFLSFVRQKFASLLKKSGECFNTLCVHMPAAALSNSCCEHIKDLLRSLECFNTFLSKNNAGNNLEKIFGSSLSFSQNNNLFGSNTNTFIMLLKMKRHCCDEIKLLERSLHLPSLSDKLSIMDFCLETANIIFCTASTSAKMHKLDLKKPFKIVIIDEAAQIKECESLVPMQIPSISHVVLVGDECQLPALVKSKVSENAMFGRSLFERLSKLGFKKHLLNVQYRMHPSISLFPLEKFYNSKVINGPNVIKEDYTRRFLHGKMFGSYSFINIVDGTESFDNFSHSKKNDMEVVVILQILRNLRTGMCCGFTSLTIN